A stretch of the Rosa rugosa chromosome 5, drRosRugo1.1, whole genome shotgun sequence genome encodes the following:
- the LOC133712364 gene encoding major strawberry allergen Fra a 1-3-like: MGVFKYESEFTSVIPPARLFKAFVLDADNLIPKIAPQAVQSAEILEGDGGAGTIKKITFGEGSTYSYVKHRIDGIDKENFVYSYSVIEGAPDSIEKICYVTKLVASGSGTVIKSTSEYHVKGDVEIKEEHVKAGKEKASHLFKVIENYLLEHHDAYN; the protein is encoded by the exons ATGGGTGTCTTCAAGTATGAGTCCGAATTCACCTCTGTTATCCCTCCAGCTAGATTGTTCAAGGCCTTCGTTCTCGATGCTGACAACCTCATCCCTAAGATTGCACCACAGGCAGTTCAGTCCGCTGAGATCCTTGAAGGAGACGGTGGTGCAGGAACCATCAAGAAGATCACCTTCGGCGAAG GTAGCACTTACAGCTATGTGAAGCACAGAATTGATGGCATTGACAAGGAGAACTTTGTCTACAGCTACAGTGTGATTGAGGGAGCTCCTGACTCAATCGAGAAGATCTGCTACGTGACTAAGTTGGTGGCATCCGGCAGTGGTACCGTCATCAAGAGCACCAGTGAATACCATGTCAAGGGTGATGTTGAGATCAAGGAAGAGCACGTCAAGGCAGGGAAAGAGAAGGCTTCTCACCTCTTCAAGGTCATTGAGAACTACCTCTTGGAGCACCACGATGCCTACAACTAA